The proteins below come from a single Candidatus Poribacteria bacterium genomic window:
- a CDS encoding cation-transporting P-type ATPase, which yields MESEWHAIDISQLAQELNTDLTKGLKNDEVPSRLIKRAPPRAEVFRYTPPIQRYLVIYLAILILSFIALMLTGERGEAIALLSFAALGSLILLLARRISSRAMDKVPIPEGKVKVVREGELIEARETAIVPGDLIVFEAGDRVPADVRIVKSEGLKVDQNRIWPDNPIAEKRADVCQPDVSPPERHNMIYRGSFVLEGKGMGVVVAVDDEVSLPGRRRIGRHYEETEPQLIANDISVRALLASLIFGLITFVTLWAFRRNFAYSLSFGSGFIVASFPWTLSLLTSGMILRSFGMINQRYALMKRLIGMDDIDDLSILCVEREWGITEDRYLVDMVFLDGRLMTREEMREIISLGDAKKENDQGGEEGEEEKGDEEDEKELADDLKLLATTAYFSLNSRWNEGRALRLLDEYSFDEELEGFCRELDLPLTEYLATLEKISERNGEDGSFRAVVMRDPGGTCFTFMAGYVGEMLSKCSHILVFGSQGGMDGERKEALRNVAAHMEREGLKVIALAYGQPEEVEEGEYNPEKAEFGLTLVGLLGLKNPVRDGIAGAISSCRESGMRVVIMSDDDPEFACDLARDIGLIDSRTSMLADEEIGEMTDQQLEEQIDRVSLYLSLSPRNKEKVIRVSQSKKHKVGFMSIRHEDWSPFKASDVKITSLHRGSDLLVEESDIALSQGGLDGFAKAFNLVRSTFLSVYNAIKWLLSSHLGQGLTLLISFLLLTFWADGFPLPMRLRQILWLNFWAVMLPSIGLMAEVGLSSDRCVSSIRKVRINEGYKVDILLRGVVLALMALLGGVLTLEFSRYDESLELRFRTTVVTILLLAQLLFIFQCHRGRREGLLERIVANRPLLALVLLAMAAHITSIYLTPLANLLGFSPIGVEWAWIGVLCLIPLLPLNA from the coding sequence ATGGAATCGGAATGGCACGCCATCGATATATCTCAGCTCGCTCAGGAGCTTAACACCGATCTGACAAAAGGGCTGAAAAACGATGAGGTTCCATCCAGGCTGATCAAGCGCGCCCCTCCTCGCGCGGAGGTCTTCCGGTATACCCCTCCGATTCAGCGATATCTTGTGATCTACCTCGCGATTTTAATCCTTTCCTTCATCGCCCTGATGCTCACGGGTGAAAGGGGCGAGGCGATAGCCCTTCTCTCGTTCGCCGCTCTGGGGTCCCTCATCCTCCTTCTCGCCCGCCGTATCTCCTCCAGGGCAATGGATAAGGTCCCTATTCCCGAAGGCAAGGTCAAGGTTGTCAGGGAAGGCGAGCTCATAGAGGCGAGAGAGACGGCGATCGTGCCCGGGGATCTGATCGTCTTTGAAGCCGGCGATAGGGTCCCCGCCGATGTGAGGATCGTGAAATCCGAGGGGTTAAAGGTCGATCAAAACCGGATCTGGCCCGATAACCCTATCGCCGAGAAGAGAGCGGATGTCTGTCAGCCGGACGTCTCCCCTCCTGAGAGGCACAACATGATCTATAGAGGTTCATTCGTCCTGGAGGGGAAAGGGATGGGGGTGGTGGTGGCGGTGGACGACGAGGTTTCCCTCCCGGGGAGACGGAGGATCGGGCGACATTATGAGGAGACCGAGCCGCAGTTGATCGCCAATGATATATCCGTCAGGGCGCTCCTAGCATCGCTGATATTCGGATTGATAACCTTCGTCACCCTATGGGCGTTTAGGAGGAATTTCGCCTATAGCTTGAGCTTCGGCTCGGGCTTTATCGTCGCCTCCTTCCCGTGGACGCTCTCACTGCTGACATCGGGCATGATCCTGCGTTCCTTCGGGATGATAAATCAGCGATATGCGCTGATGAAGCGTCTGATCGGAATGGATGATATCGACGATCTATCGATCCTATGTGTGGAAAGGGAGTGGGGGATAACCGAGGACAGATATCTGGTGGATATGGTCTTCCTGGATGGCAGGCTAATGACGAGGGAGGAGATGAGGGAGATCATATCCTTGGGAGATGCGAAAAAGGAGAACGACCAGGGGGGAGAGGAAGGCGAGGAGGAGAAGGGTGATGAGGAGGATGAGAAGGAGCTCGCGGATGATCTGAAACTGCTCGCTACGACGGCCTATTTCTCGTTGAATTCCCGTTGGAACGAGGGCAGAGCACTACGGCTGTTGGACGAATACTCGTTCGATGAGGAGCTGGAGGGATTTTGCAGGGAGCTTGATCTCCCGTTGACGGAGTATCTGGCCACGCTGGAAAAGATATCGGAGCGGAATGGCGAGGACGGTTCCTTTCGGGCGGTTGTCATGCGAGATCCCGGTGGAACCTGTTTCACCTTCATGGCCGGATACGTCGGGGAGATGCTCAGCAAATGCTCCCACATCCTCGTGTTCGGTTCACAGGGTGGGATGGACGGCGAGAGAAAAGAGGCGCTCAGAAATGTGGCGGCGCATATGGAGAGGGAGGGGCTGAAGGTCATCGCCCTGGCATACGGTCAGCCCGAGGAGGTGGAGGAGGGGGAGTATAACCCCGAGAAGGCCGAATTCGGCCTCACGCTGGTCGGTCTGTTGGGGTTGAAGAATCCGGTAAGGGATGGGATCGCGGGCGCGATCTCATCCTGCAGGGAGTCGGGAATGAGGGTGGTAATAATGAGCGATGATGATCCGGAGTTCGCGTGTGACCTCGCGAGAGATATAGGTCTGATCGACTCAAGAACCTCCATGCTGGCGGATGAGGAGATAGGGGAGATGACCGATCAGCAGTTGGAGGAGCAGATAGATCGCGTTTCGTTATACCTCTCCCTTTCGCCGCGGAACAAGGAGAAGGTGATAAGGGTTTCGCAGTCCAAGAAACATAAAGTGGGATTTATGAGTATCAGACATGAGGATTGGTCGCCTTTCAAGGCCTCGGACGTGAAGATCACATCCTTACATCGTGGGAGCGATCTGCTGGTGGAGGAATCGGATATCGCCTTAAGTCAGGGGGGGCTGGATGGGTTTGCAAAGGCGTTCAACCTCGTCAGATCGACCTTCCTCTCGGTTTACAACGCCATCAAGTGGCTTCTCTCATCACACCTCGGTCAGGGGTTGACCCTTCTGATCTCATTTCTGCTCTTGACCTTTTGGGCGGATGGTTTCCCACTGCCGATGAGACTGAGACAGATACTGTGGCTCAATTTTTGGGCCGTGATGCTTCCCTCGATCGGCCTGATGGCCGAGGTCGGGCTATCCTCCGACCGGTGTGTGTCCTCGATCAGGAAGGTGAGGATCAACGAGGGATATAAGGTTGACATCTTGCTTCGCGGGGTTGTATTGGCGCTCATGGCTCTGTTAGGCGGGGTTTTGACGCTTGAATTCTCGAGATATGACGAATCCCTAGAGCTCAGGTTTCGCACGACCGTAGTGACGATCCTGCTTTTGGCCCAGCTTCTCTTCATCTTTCAGTGTCATCGCGGTCGAAGGGAGGGGCTGCTCGAAAGGATTGTGGCCAACAGGCCTTTGCTCGCCCTTGTGCTTTTAGCCATGGCGGCGCATATCACCTCCATATATCTCACCCCCCTGGCAAATCTTCTCGGATTTTCGCCGATAGGCGTGGAGTGGGCGTGGATCGGCGTCCTGTGCCTCATACCTCTTTTGCCTTTAAACGCCTGA
- a CDS encoding LamG domain-containing protein — protein MGRLVVALALVFSGAILSWAAIPVPELIIYYDYEDFQNGFVIDKSGHGHDGKIVGNITQVPGKRGMGAQFERGSYLDLDGANFPADDIPEDEMSVCAWVKCQKTGDHHAIFNVRGGDGTWIVHPELRSNGQFRWLLRTKGGSTIFDIRAGTVEWDTWLHYAGVYSSIQGYAALYINGKEVAKQNTSKLKLMKDWTQGARVGYNIDNARPFTGIMDDLCIWAKALTPDEIKNLMENGPLPKAVSAQDKLATVWGDLKRF, from the coding sequence ATGGGGAGGCTTGTTGTGGCTTTGGCCCTGGTATTCAGCGGCGCAATTCTATCCTGGGCGGCTATACCGGTTCCAGAGCTTATAATCTACTACGACTACGAGGATTTCCAGAACGGGTTCGTCATCGACAAATCTGGACATGGCCATGACGGCAAGATCGTCGGCAACATCACGCAGGTTCCGGGCAAGCGGGGAATGGGAGCGCAATTCGAGAGGGGCAGCTATTTGGATCTGGATGGAGCTAACTTCCCCGCCGATGACATACCCGAGGACGAGATGTCGGTCTGTGCATGGGTGAAATGTCAGAAGACGGGAGATCACCACGCCATTTTCAACGTCCGAGGCGGCGATGGGACATGGATAGTTCATCCGGAGCTGCGCAGCAACGGCCAGTTCAGATGGCTGTTGAGGACGAAGGGAGGATCAACCATATTCGACATCAGAGCGGGGACGGTGGAATGGGACACCTGGCTCCATTATGCGGGGGTATACAGTTCCATCCAGGGTTATGCGGCCCTCTATATAAACGGCAAGGAGGTCGCAAAGCAGAACACCTCCAAGCTTAAGCTGATGAAGGATTGGACCCAGGGAGCCCGTGTGGGATATAACATAGACAACGCCAGACCTTTCACGGGCATAATGGATGATCTCTGCATCTGGGCTAAAGCGCTGACGCCCGACGAGATAAAGAACTTGATGGAGAACGGGCCTCTGCCCAAAGCCGTCTCAGCTCAGGATAAATTAGCGACAGTCTGGGGAGATCTGAAGAGGTTTTAA
- a CDS encoding PKD domain-containing protein, with the protein MKREICLFLFLIISSPAFCEVLYISPDEIQLPSIGELVTVEIKVKDVQNLFGIQLDVRYDPKVLSFVSAEEGDFLSSDGAPTFFNPPADDGMGTASGLAVSRLGNVSGLSGEGTIAKVTFKVKSHLRSSIELANVLASDPNANEISMIVQNATLIPPAANQPPQPSFQISGDLKANRSITFDASASTDPDGQIVSYEWDFGDGEKGDGVVVQHVYSKGGTYTVLLTVTDDKGASSPLSRTIEIEKVEVQNLPPIPVMVIAGNQVVGESINFDASSSSDPDGQIVLYEWDFGDGGSSDKKVISHIYTSEGTYTVKLTVTDDKGSSVTARKDLVISGKPKRPPTASFKIEGSLVAGEEIVFDASSSSDPDGQIVLYEWDFGDGVTLSGQRVVHSYLSPGQYLVKLVVKDDAGLSAQTVREIRISAKLEPAIREHKAHSPSLMMNFKVVKSGEHAHCFVDIWEGEYEIKSGQFLEYQIIFLSGGAAYNGGVDLLTSDGITLGMVRSGDKTAKDQYGLEADVSTDLSQPVENLKHAALNRWYHRKISLDLLAGETLKRVMLGSIIDNPSSGKVSFFVDNIQITDGEHRLLDIYIDQPKVPINGGTDVARTSDYLEPVNVVDQSVVVSGLPKAVHPLWKLPTTWAEMKLRGMR; encoded by the coding sequence ATGAAGAGAGAGATATGTTTGTTTCTATTTCTCATCATATCGTCTCCCGCGTTCTGCGAAGTTCTGTATATATCGCCGGACGAGATCCAGCTTCCTTCCATAGGTGAGCTCGTCACGGTCGAGATCAAGGTGAAGGATGTCCAGAACCTCTTCGGCATCCAGCTCGACGTGCGGTATGATCCGAAGGTATTGAGTTTCGTCTCCGCCGAGGAGGGTGATTTTCTATCCTCCGATGGTGCCCCGACCTTTTTCAACCCTCCGGCCGATGATGGGATGGGGACGGCTTCAGGGCTGGCCGTCTCCAGGCTTGGAAACGTATCAGGCCTTTCCGGTGAGGGAACGATAGCCAAAGTGACGTTTAAGGTCAAATCCCATCTCCGATCCTCGATCGAGCTGGCCAATGTGCTGGCCTCCGATCCGAACGCTAACGAGATCTCCATGATCGTCCAAAACGCCACCCTGATCCCTCCCGCGGCCAATCAACCTCCTCAACCCTCGTTTCAGATATCGGGTGATCTCAAGGCGAACCGGTCCATCACCTTTGACGCCTCAGCCTCGACCGATCCTGACGGTCAAATCGTCTCATACGAATGGGATTTCGGCGACGGGGAAAAGGGTGATGGGGTGGTGGTTCAACATGTATATTCCAAGGGCGGAACCTATACAGTTCTTTTGACCGTAACGGATGATAAGGGCGCCTCATCCCCTTTGTCCAGGACGATCGAGATCGAAAAGGTCGAGGTACAGAACCTTCCTCCCATACCGGTCATGGTTATAGCGGGCAACCAGGTTGTTGGGGAGTCGATTAATTTCGACGCCTCGAGCTCCTCGGATCCCGACGGGCAGATCGTCTTATACGAATGGGATTTCGGCGACGGCGGTAGCTCGGATAAGAAGGTCATAAGCCATATCTATACATCGGAGGGCACCTATACGGTTAAGCTTACCGTCACGGATGACAAAGGGAGCTCGGTCACGGCGCGTAAAGATCTCGTCATATCCGGCAAACCGAAGCGGCCTCCAACCGCTTCCTTCAAGATCGAGGGGAGCCTTGTGGCTGGCGAGGAGATCGTCTTCGACGCCTCGAGCTCTTCGGATCCCGACGGGCAGATCGTCTTATACGAATGGGATTTCGGCGACGGCGTTACCTTATCGGGCCAGCGCGTGGTTCATTCCTACCTCTCGCCGGGGCAATACCTGGTTAAGCTCGTCGTCAAGGATGATGCGGGCCTTTCGGCACAGACCGTTCGGGAGATCCGAATCTCGGCCAAGTTGGAGCCGGCGATAAGGGAACACAAGGCACACAGCCCCTCCCTTATGATGAACTTCAAGGTGGTTAAATCCGGCGAGCACGCCCACTGTTTCGTGGACATATGGGAGGGTGAATACGAGATAAAAAGCGGCCAGTTCCTGGAGTATCAGATAATCTTCCTGTCGGGGGGAGCGGCTTATAACGGCGGGGTTGATCTCCTGACATCGGATGGGATCACCCTGGGAATGGTCCGTTCGGGCGATAAGACGGCGAAGGATCAGTATGGATTGGAGGCCGATGTCTCGACGGATCTAAGTCAGCCTGTGGAAAATCTCAAGCATGCGGCGCTTAACAGGTGGTATCATAGGAAGATATCGCTCGATCTGCTTGCGGGCGAGACATTGAAGAGGGTTATGCTCGGCTCGATCATAGATAACCCCTCGTCGGGGAAGGTCTCCTTCTTCGTCGATAACATCCAGATAACGGACGGCGAGCACAGGCTGCTTGACATCTACATAGATCAGCCCAAGGTGCCCATAAACGGGGGGACAGACGTGGCCAGGACAAGCGATTATCTGGAACCGGTCAACGTCGTCGATCAATCCGTTGTGGTGAGCGGTCTTCCAAAGGCGGTTCATCCGTTGTGGAAGCTTCCCACCACCTGGGCTGAGATGAAACTGAGGGGAATGCGTTGA
- a CDS encoding hydrogenase iron-sulfur subunit — translation MKERLKIVAFLCNWCSYAGADLAGVSRLQYPTEVRIVRVPCSGRVDPMLVIKALHDGADAVLVSGCHPGDCHYTSGNLIARRRFAFLKSLLDYVGIEEGRVFFAWISASEGGKFAEIIRRISDRVREIGRFEKLNVNAEASIDES, via the coding sequence GTGAAGGAGAGGCTGAAGATCGTGGCCTTTCTGTGTAACTGGTGCAGTTATGCGGGCGCGGACCTCGCCGGCGTAAGCCGGCTTCAATATCCGACGGAGGTGCGCATCGTCAGGGTTCCCTGTTCGGGCAGGGTCGACCCGATGCTTGTGATCAAGGCGCTTCACGACGGCGCGGATGCCGTGTTGGTATCGGGATGTCATCCCGGGGACTGTCATTACACGAGCGGCAACCTGATAGCCAGACGCAGATTCGCCTTCCTCAAAAGCCTGCTGGATTACGTCGGCATAGAGGAAGGGCGGGTTTTCTTCGCCTGGATCTCCGCCTCAGAGGGGGGGAAATTCGCCGAGATCATCAGGCGGATCTCCGATAGGGTGAGGGAGATAGGGCGTTTTGAGAAGCTGAACGTGAACGCGGAGGCGTCGATCGATGAGAGCTGA
- a CDS encoding phosphoribosylanthranilate isomerase, giving the protein MKVKICGTTNLEDALMAQSAGADFIGILVDVPFSERSLSLEEAVHIAAGLHTPVVAVLYGMPIYRIIDLDRKLRPHAVQLMDDSPPGRIRVLAGLIRAEIWKTLFLPPIVTADCGRPTADVIHEAVERMTGVMLRYIKVGVRAFLIDTSTSTRRGGTGKRHDWRITAELIKRVEAPIFLSGGITPENVSEAVRLVDPYGIDLCSGVEIRPGKRDPVKLKKLLNVIDRLTTGPS; this is encoded by the coding sequence TTGAAGGTGAAGATATGCGGGACGACCAACCTGGAGGATGCCCTTATGGCGCAAAGCGCCGGGGCTGATTTCATCGGGATATTGGTCGATGTTCCCTTTTCGGAGAGGTCCCTATCTCTGGAAGAGGCGGTGCATATCGCGGCAGGGCTTCATACACCCGTCGTCGCCGTTCTCTATGGGATGCCGATCTATCGGATCATCGATCTCGATCGTAAACTTCGGCCACATGCCGTCCAGCTGATGGATGATTCTCCACCTGGGAGGATACGTGTTCTGGCGGGACTGATAAGGGCAGAGATATGGAAAACCCTCTTCCTGCCGCCCATCGTAACGGCGGACTGCGGACGGCCGACAGCGGACGTTATTCATGAGGCAGTTGAAAGAATGACGGGGGTTATGCTAAGATATATAAAGGTGGGGGTTAGGGCCTTCCTGATCGACACATCCACTTCCACGAGGCGCGGGGGGACGGGTAAACGGCATGATTGGAGGATCACCGCCGAGCTGATAAAAAGGGTGGAAGCACCTATCTTCCTATCAGGTGGTATAACGCCTGAAAACGTGTCAGAGGCCGTTCGCCTTGTCGATCCCTATGGGATAGATCTCTGTAGCGGGGTCGAGATCAGACCGGGCAAGCGTGATCCGGTAAAGCTGAAAAAGCTGTTGAACGTGATAGATCGATTGACAACAGGCCCCTCCTAA
- a CDS encoding 4Fe-4S dicluster domain-containing protein, whose translation MRAEERMRARFRELLDEGRVEVVLGYARRPSGRIGPEFIEEPDGVDRLVWNPLCDVNLARYLRDLCDRRVAVILKGCDSRAVVELLKANQLRRENLFILGAPCRGIIDRRRFPTPPEDAEWEPDGIAVHLNGTRRRFEGEEISFEACRSCRYPNPVIYDELIEEPVEVDQSRNPYDEIEGIERLSGEERWELFRREFERCIRCYACRNACPLCFCEECFAESLRPKWVGRGVQVKENITFHLIRMMHLAGRCVGCGACERACPMDIRLHLLTRKIERIAEEMFGYVAGLSVDEPDLLTTFSQDDPGDFIL comes from the coding sequence ATGAGAGCTGAGGAGAGAATGCGGGCGAGGTTCAGGGAACTGCTGGACGAGGGGAGGGTGGAGGTCGTCCTGGGATACGCGCGACGTCCCTCGGGCAGGATCGGACCGGAGTTTATCGAGGAGCCCGACGGGGTGGATCGTCTCGTCTGGAATCCGCTCTGTGATGTCAATCTGGCCAGATATCTCCGTGACCTGTGCGATAGGAGGGTGGCCGTCATCCTCAAAGGCTGCGACTCGAGGGCGGTCGTCGAGCTGTTGAAGGCCAATCAGCTCAGGCGCGAGAACCTCTTCATACTGGGGGCGCCGTGTCGCGGGATCATCGACCGCAGGAGGTTTCCCACCCCTCCGGAGGATGCCGAATGGGAGCCGGACGGGATAGCCGTTCATCTCAATGGGACACGGAGGAGGTTTGAGGGTGAGGAGATATCCTTCGAGGCCTGCCGTTCATGCAGATATCCCAATCCCGTCATATACGACGAGCTGATCGAGGAGCCCGTGGAGGTGGATCAGAGCCGGAATCCCTACGATGAGATCGAGGGGATAGAGAGGCTGAGCGGTGAGGAGAGATGGGAGCTCTTCAGGAGGGAGTTCGAGCGGTGTATCAGATGTTACGCCTGCCGAAACGCGTGTCCCCTCTGTTTCTGTGAGGAGTGTTTCGCGGAAAGCCTTCGGCCGAAATGGGTCGGCAGAGGGGTGCAGGTTAAGGAAAACATCACCTTTCATCTGATCAGGATGATGCATCTGGCCGGTCGGTGCGTCGGATGCGGGGCGTGTGAGAGGGCCTGTCCGATGGACATAAGGCTCCACCTCCTGACGCGCAAGATCGAGAGGATCGCCGAGGAGATGTTCGGATATGTGGCGGGGCTGAGCGTCGATGAACCTGACCTGTTGACGACCTTCTCGCAGGATGATCCGGGGGATTTCATCCTTTGA